Below is a genomic region from Caballeronia sp. SBC1.
GCTAACTATGGCGCGTGGTACGTGGACCAGGTGCTGCAGATCCTGACCTCGAATCCGGCGGTGTGGAGCAAGACGGTGCTGCTGATCAACTACGACGAAAACGACGGTTTCTTCGATCACGTCGTGCCGCCGTTCCCGCCCTCTTCCCCCGCCAACGGCAAATCCACGGTCAGCACCGTCAATGAAATCTTCCCGGGCAGCAGCACCTATCAGGCGGGCCCGTACGGTCTTGGAACACGGGTGCCAATGCTGGTTGTCTCGCCCTGGTCGAAAGGCGGTTATGTTTGCTCGGAACTGTTCGACCATACCTCGGTGATTCAATTTATTGAAAAGCGTTTTGGGTCGCGCGCAAACGTTACCGAACCGAACATCACGCCGTGGCGCCGGGCGATCTGCGGCGACCTGACGTCCGCATTCAATTTCAAGAACCCGAATGCCACATTTCCGAGCTTGCCGGACACGAGCGGCTACGCCCCCACGCAACAGATTCGTCATCCTGACTATGTGCCGGTACCGCCCGCAGTTCAGGCCATCCCGAAACAGGAACCTGGCGTGCGTCCCGCCCGCGCGTTGCCCTACGAGTTCTTTGTTCACGCCCACACGAATACGGGCAAAGGCGTCACCTTCGACTTCATCAACACAGGCAATGCTGGCGCGACCTTCCTCGTGTACACGGCCAACAGCCAGACCGCGCCGAGCTGCTATACCGTTGAAGCCGGTAAACGCCTGCAGGATCAATTCCCGTTGACCGCGACCCATACCTACGACTTCATCGTGTACGGTCCGAACGGCTTCCTGCGCCGCTTTACCGGCACCGCGGTCCAGCAGCAATGGTGGAACGACAAGCAGGCGCTGCCGGAAGTCGCCGAGGGTTACGACGTCGCCAACGGCAACCTGCAATTGCGCCTGAAGAACCTGGGCACGGCGAGTTGCCAGTTCAGCGTAGCGAACGCCTACACGCCCGGCACGGTCATCACACGTCAAGTGCGAGGGGGCGATACCGAAAGCCTCTATCTCGACCTGCGCGGGTCGTATGGCTGGTACGACCTGAGCGTCACCATTGCCTCGGACACCACCTTCGTGCGGCGTCTCGCAGGACACGTGGAAACCGGCAACAGCAGCATGTCTGACCCGGCGCTCGGAAGCTGAAACCGGCGGTTTCAATAAAAAACGCTGCTGCGAGAGAGCTCGCAGCAGCGTTTTTTCATTCAGCACACAACCCCAAGCTTCAGGTACCCAGATACCCCAGAGGCACCGTCGAGTTCGATTGCGCGACGCTCGCATTCTTCGACACCACGTACATCGGCATCTCAGTCAGGTTCAGTGCGACCACCCCGTTGTTGTAAGCCACCGTCGATGCGTTGCCCATCCAGTCCAGCACCTGCACCGTGCCGCTCGTTCCTGCCGCGTCGACGGTCAGGTTGTAGCTCACGCTATAGGTCTGGCTGAAGCCGGTGCTCGCGCTCCACACCGCGTTGTTGTGGGTCCACAGTGCGGTAATCGGAATGCCCGTTCCGCGCTGCTGGAATCCATAGGCGTAGACACCCGACGGCGTGCCGTTCACCGGCCCGAGCGTGGTCGTGCCGTCAAGCACACGCGTCATTGCCGCGATCGCCAGCGCTGCCGGCTTCGGACTCACGTTCGTCGCGCCGTACGCGCCCTGCGGATCAGCCAGGTCGAAGAAGGTGCCGTAACCCGGTTCGGAAGGATAGTCGGCGCCGTAGAACACGTAGGTCTGGTCAGCCCCTTCGCCAAGCATGATGATGTGCGTGCGCGCCACCACCGCGCCCTGTGCGAACAGGACATTCGAGGTCGGATAGTTGGGACCGTACGACGTCCCGAGGTCGTAGCTGATCCCCGTTTCCGTCACGAACAACTTCATGCCCGGCTTATAGTCCTTCTGCATTTCCTGGCGCAGGCCGCGCATCTCGTTCATCAGCGCGTTCGCGGCGTTGGCGGGACTCGGGTCAGTCGCAAGACGCTCGGGCGGATGCGACGGCGACGTGCCTGCATCGTAATAACCATGCGTCGCGATGCCGTCCAGATACTGGGCCAGACCCAGCGGCGCCATGGTTTGCAGGCGCTGCGTGGTGAGCGCCGGAAACGCGTCGGTGGGACCCATGACGACGGCATTCGGATCAGTCGCGTGGAGGCCGGTATAAACCAGTTTGTATAGCTGTACGAAATTTGCGTTCGTATCCAGCCAGAACTGGTTCGGCTCCCAGGTCACCTGGTAGTAATTTTTGGCCATCGCGGGCAGGTATTTCTGCCGCATCGCTTCGGTTTCCGTGCCGACGAGGCTCATGTACGCCTGGTATCCCGCCTGGTCGTTGGGCAGATACGAGCTGTCGTTGAAGGCACCGGTCGGGCTGTCCCACGCGGGAATCCCGTCGAGCCGAACGAGGCGCATGATCTGGCCCGACGCATAACCGCTGTCGGTCGTGGTGGCAGTCGGAGTCCAGGTGTTCGGTCCGTTTGGCTCCGTGGCCGACAGTTCCCGGTCATCGATGGTCGACGTAATGCCCAGCGCATTGAGCATCGCGGTCCAGCCATTGAACCCCTGCATCCCGAACCGATGCTGCTCCTGGTGCGCATAGGTCGGCGCGGGCAAGGTCGCTGTCACGTTAGGCAGCACGCCAAAGGTAGCTATGCCGGTCGGGCGCGTACCGGCCGTCTGGACAGAGCCGCCGGCCTTGGCGAGGGTCGCCGAGATCGCGAAGTAACCGGCCAGCGTCGACGAACAACTGAGCGTCGTGGTGCTGGAACCGGCCGGCGCGGGGAAACTGCCGCTGGCTACGGTGTTGCCGAGGCTGTCGCTGACGGACCACGCGAGGGTGTCTGCGGCCGACGGGCTGGCGGTAATCGCGATCGGGAACGTGCTGCCCGAGGCGAACATGCGCGTGCCGTCGGTGCTCGGCGTGTCGGCTGTAATGACGCCGCTGGATGACGAACTCGTGGCCGTGACCGGCGACGCGCATGTCATGCGCAACGCGGCGCTCGCGACCACGGAGGGCGAAACAACA
It encodes:
- a CDS encoding phosphocholine-specific phospholipase C yields the protein MNLKSRRDFLRAAAQAAGSATALGIVPAGIRNALAIPANNQHGSIKDVEHIVVLMQENRSFDHYFGTLQGVRGFGDTRAVQLPNGQSVFNQPIAAGLGEVLPFRPSAPDLGNQFIQDLPHDWTSGKGAYDQGRYDQWVPYKGTTTMAYLTRQDIPFHYQLADAFTICDAYHCSINSSTDPNRYYMWTGWVGNDGNGGGPVIDNAELGYSWSSYPEVLESANISWKIYQDIGTGLDANGSWGWTSDAYIGNYGDNSLLYLNQYRNAQPGNPLYDKARTGTNAAAGDGYFDILKRDVQNNALPQVSWIVAPEAFSEHPNWPANYGAWYVDQVLQILTSNPAVWSKTVLLINYDENDGFFDHVVPPFPPSSPANGKSTVSTVNEIFPGSSTYQAGPYGLGTRVPMLVVSPWSKGGYVCSELFDHTSVIQFIEKRFGSRANVTEPNITPWRRAICGDLTSAFNFKNPNATFPSLPDTSGYAPTQQIRHPDYVPVPPAVQAIPKQEPGVRPARALPYEFFVHAHTNTGKGVTFDFINTGNAGATFLVYTANSQTAPSCYTVEAGKRLQDQFPLTATHTYDFIVYGPNGFLRRFTGTAVQQQWWNDKQALPEVAEGYDVANGNLQLRLKNLGTASCQFSVANAYTPGTVITRQVRGGDTESLYLDLRGSYGWYDLSVTIASDTTFVRRLAGHVETGNSSMSDPALGS